The segment CGATAGCCCCTGCCCCCGGCACACGCAGGCAGAGGCGTCAACACCTGTCGGCGACAGTACGGAAACTGAGGCACGTCGGCGGAGTAAGATCCGTGGGAACTCCCTGCGCTCGGGGGACTTGCGGGCGCGACTGACCGACAGGTGGTGGGTGTGGACGTAGGCGGCGACGAGGTGTACCTGAGGCCGCGCGCCCGGCTCATGAGCACCCTCGGAGAGGAACTGATCAGCAACGAGCGCGTCGCCCTCACCGAGCTCGTAAAGAACGCCTATGACGCTGACGCCAGCCTCGTGCTGATCCGCTTCATCGGGCCGCTGGTCGAAGGCCAGGGGGCCATCGAGGTCTGGGACAACGGTCACGGCATGTCTCCGGACACGGTGCGCGGCACGTGGCTGGAAATCGCGACCTCGTTCCGGCAGCGTGCTCCACGCAGCGAGAGCCTGGGCCGGCGCGTCCTCGGCGCCAAGGGCATCGGTCGCTTCTCCGCAGCGCGTCTCGCCTCGGTCACCGAACTCACCACTCGACGTGTCGACGGCTCGGAGACCACCCTCCTGATCAACTGGGGCGACTTCGTCGAAGGAGAGTCGTATCTAGACCAGGTCCCCGTCAACTGGCGTGTGGGTGATCCTGCCGTCTTCGCGCCATGGGGAGAGGCAGACCTGCTGCTGGACGACCTCCTGGAGAGGTACGGCGCAGGCGCTGCGTCCGCGAGTACCCGCGTCAGCAACCCCTGGGGTGGAGACGGGTCCCCGCACGGAACCCTGATGAGGCTGAACGGGCTGCGGCAGACATGGGACGACTACACCGTCACGCTGCTCAAGCGGTCGCTCTCCAGACTGTTGCCCCCACCTGCTCCGACCGAGCTGAGCGCTCCTGAGACGCCGGACTTCGCCATCTTCCTGGAGTTGCCTTCCGGGGAACTGGAGCACCACTCCGGCTTCGTCGCTGCGAGCGAGGCCCTGGCGCACCCTGACTACCGCCTGACGGGCGCCGTTGACGCCGAGGGAAGAGGCCGGTTCACGCTGTATCTCGCTGCGGAGGAGTCCACGACCGAGGTGGACCTCAGGCTGCCGAGCGAAGCGGTGAGACCTGCTTGTGGCCCTCTGGAGGTCGACATCCGCGCGTGGGACCTCGAAGCGCAGTCCCTGCGCCGGATCGTGGACCTGGACGTCGGCGCCAGGAACATCTCCGAGGTTCGCAAGCTCATCCGTGGCAACAGCGGAGTCGCCCTCTACCGCGACGGATTCCGCGTCCAGCCCTTCGGTGAGCCTGGCTACGACTGGCTGGAGTTCGACCAGCGGCGTGTGAACAACCCGACTATGCGCTTCTCCAACAACCAGGTCGCGGGCTTCGTCTACATCACGGCCGACGGCAACCCCGGGCTGCAGGACCGTTCCCACCGGGAAGGGCTCATCGACAGCAAGGAGTACGAGGACCTGAAGAAGGTCCTGACCACCGCGGTCTCCGCTCTGGAGACCGAGCGGTACCGGGTAAGGCGCAAGCAAGCAGCTCCGGGTGGGCAACCGAGGCATCCGTCAGGCGCCGGCGGTGACCGCGGCCACGGCGTCTTCAGTTCCTTCAATCTGGAGCCACTGCGCAAGGTAGTCGGGGAGCGCTACGCAGATGACGCCGTCCTGGGACGAGCTCTCGACGAGGCGACCGAGACGATCAACGAGAGCGTCAAGAAGGTCCAGGAGATCCTCTCGCAGTTCTCCCGGCTGGCCACTCTCGGAACGCTCGTGGACGTCGTGTTGCATGACGGCCGCTCGGCCCTGACGCGCATAGCGTACGTCCTCCAGGAGCTGGACGACCTGGTCAACGGCATCCCCTCGGACCGTGAACCTCTCAAGGACGAGCTGCGCGACATCCATGCTGGCTTCGCCTCACAGGAGAAGGCGCTGGACCGGCTGTTCACACGGATCCAGCCGCTCAGCGGGCGACGCCGGGGACGTCCGCGGAGCATCTCGCTGCAGCAGACGATCCGCGAGGCGGTCTCCGTGTACGAGGGCGAGATCAAGAAGCTGAACGTCGACCTCGTCATCGGGGGGGAGGACGCGATGGTCACCCTGGATCCTGGTGACGTCAACCAGGTGATCGTCAACCTCGTCGGGAACGCGCTCTTCTGGCTCTCCACTCAGGAGGAGAACGAAGAGCGTCAGGTACGCATCGACACAGGTCGCCTGCCGGACGGCTCTGTCGAGATCGTGGTCAGCGACAGCGGGCCGGGAGTCCGCGAGGAGATCAGAGACCTGATCTTCGACACGTACTTCAGCGACAAGGAAGACGGAATCGGCCTGGGACTGAGCATCGCAGGGAGCGTCGTCCAGGACTTCTACGACGGTGATCTCGCGTTGATGTCCGAAGGACCGCTGCCTGGGGCTTGTTTCAGGGCCACATTGAGGAGGAGTGTCGGGTGACGACGGGGGAGTCGGTGTTTCGTCTGCTCATCGTGGATGACGAGCACGACTTGGCGGTACGGCTCGAGAAGATGCTGCAGCGGCAGCTGGCGGACCTTGGGTCGATCGAGTGCGAGATCGAGGAACGCTTCGACGACGCAGAAGCACGCCTCGCGAAGGAGCACTTCGATCTGGTTGTCCTCGACGTCCGCGACAGCTCCGGCCAGAGTACCGGGACGGACAGTGCCGCGCGGGGACGCTACCTGTACGACAGGGTTGCCGGTATCCGCTGGGTTCCCGTCGTCTTCTGCACGGCCGTGCCCGGACAGGTCGAGGACCTAGCGGCCCCGCCCCTCGTCCAAGTCGTCCACAAGAACAGGCTGGCCGACGTCACGCAGGCTGTGCGCGACGGCCTTACATGCGGGGTGCCGGCACTCAGCCGGCTCATCAGCGACCTCGTCAACCGCCAGCTCAGCACGTTCCTGAGGGATGTCATCGCGCCGAACTGGGAGCAGATGGCGACGACGGACATGAGCGAGACCGCGCTCGTCCTGGTGCACCGCCTGTCCGCGTGGTTGAAGGACAGCGCCGTCCAGGAGCTGGACAGCGTCATCGGGAGCGGCGTGGGAAGCGTGGTCGCGCACTCGTCCGCCGCCCGGGTCTACCTCAACCCCCCGGTCACCTCACACCTGACGGCTGCCGACC is part of the Kitasatospora setae KM-6054 genome and harbors:
- a CDS encoding sensor histidine kinase; this translates as MDVGGDEVYLRPRARLMSTLGEELISNERVALTELVKNAYDADASLVLIRFIGPLVEGQGAIEVWDNGHGMSPDTVRGTWLEIATSFRQRAPRSESLGRRVLGAKGIGRFSAARLASVTELTTRRVDGSETTLLINWGDFVEGESYLDQVPVNWRVGDPAVFAPWGEADLLLDDLLERYGAGAASASTRVSNPWGGDGSPHGTLMRLNGLRQTWDDYTVTLLKRSLSRLLPPPAPTELSAPETPDFAIFLELPSGELEHHSGFVAASEALAHPDYRLTGAVDAEGRGRFTLYLAAEESTTEVDLRLPSEAVRPACGPLEVDIRAWDLEAQSLRRIVDLDVGARNISEVRKLIRGNSGVALYRDGFRVQPFGEPGYDWLEFDQRRVNNPTMRFSNNQVAGFVYITADGNPGLQDRSHREGLIDSKEYEDLKKVLTTAVSALETERYRVRRKQAAPGGQPRHPSGAGGDRGHGVFSSFNLEPLRKVVGERYADDAVLGRALDEATETINESVKKVQEILSQFSRLATLGTLVDVVLHDGRSALTRIAYVLQELDDLVNGIPSDREPLKDELRDIHAGFASQEKALDRLFTRIQPLSGRRRGRPRSISLQQTIREAVSVYEGEIKKLNVDLVIGGEDAMVTLDPGDVNQVIVNLVGNALFWLSTQEENEERQVRIDTGRLPDGSVEIVVSDSGPGVREEIRDLIFDTYFSDKEDGIGLGLSIAGSVVQDFYDGDLALMSEGPLPGACFRATLRRSVG
- a CDS encoding response regulator yields the protein MTTGESVFRLLIVDDEHDLAVRLEKMLQRQLADLGSIECEIEERFDDAEARLAKEHFDLVVLDVRDSSGQSTGTDSAARGRYLYDRVAGIRWVPVVFCTAVPGQVEDLAAPPLVQVVHKNRLADVTQAVRDGLTCGVPALSRLISDLVNRQLSTFLRDVIAPNWEQMATTDMSETALVLVHRLSAWLKDSAVQELDSVIGSGVGSVVAHSSAARVYLNPPVTSHLTAADLVSTSEGQWWLVLTPACDLYEDEASAGEAGARQAKVEFVRLARAAEIRESAPFRTWDATRNGKNKQALQRIFRTDHNRYRVLPKYLNIPDLVVDFEDVSSVPLADIRRHLESGEWKRVATLDSPFAEAFLTAHSRTVGRIGTPDIDFTSLEIRLTSEPAPGTATPRTQPGLTDPSSEPRS